The Streptomyces sp. NBC_00162 genome window below encodes:
- a CDS encoding ADP-ribosylglycohydrolase family protein — translation MTPSPYTEDPGSPPPASSVATTPAPPAPPAPQAPPVIRIAERRPSSAPSAPRPELSPGSGPDPGPRRIEGLLLGLAAGDAAGWPAARHRASRMPEWTRRLTRELDTFAEQNATTTLPVPIALNQPPEPLRLGPSDDAEWAAFVAESVLTAAGVLLSDLSRSRRMRAAIDLAWNALASEVAAAAERAPEVESAVLPLRARISVRAGLGNLATGLRPPATGHDNPHYFDDAACVRACVLAVVHPGDPVAAADLAEFDARYTQDGDGVHGARAMAAALATALAGADVDAAVDAALAQLPEATEIGRNARHAVKLARTHTDGGAFAIVPTLEHEIVDHVYSYGIAAAETVPVALALATAARGRAAEAVPAAACLSRVADSAPALAGALTGALGGGDSIPTAWREACRTLSGCALPRLAGTDLVELAALLARTELTSHKG, via the coding sequence ATGACCCCGTCCCCGTACACCGAGGACCCAGGCTCCCCGCCCCCGGCGTCCTCGGTGGCAACCACCCCCGCACCCCCGGCACCCCCGGCACCCCAGGCGCCCCCCGTGATCCGGATCGCCGAGCGGCGTCCCTCCTCCGCGCCGTCCGCCCCCCGGCCGGAGCTCAGCCCCGGCAGCGGCCCCGACCCGGGACCCCGGCGGATCGAGGGGCTCCTCCTCGGGCTCGCCGCGGGTGACGCGGCCGGCTGGCCCGCCGCCCGCCACCGGGCCAGCCGGATGCCCGAGTGGACCCGCCGCCTCACCCGCGAGCTCGACACCTTCGCCGAGCAGAACGCCACCACCACCCTCCCCGTCCCCATCGCCCTCAACCAGCCCCCCGAACCCCTGCGCCTGGGCCCGTCCGACGACGCCGAGTGGGCCGCCTTCGTCGCCGAGTCCGTACTCACCGCCGCCGGGGTCCTGCTCAGCGACCTCTCCCGGTCCCGCCGCATGCGCGCCGCCATCGACCTCGCCTGGAACGCCCTCGCCTCCGAGGTCGCCGCCGCGGCCGAACGCGCCCCCGAGGTCGAGTCCGCCGTACTGCCCCTGCGCGCCCGGATCTCCGTCCGCGCCGGCCTCGGCAACCTCGCCACCGGCCTGCGCCCGCCCGCCACCGGCCACGACAACCCGCACTACTTCGACGACGCCGCCTGCGTCCGCGCCTGCGTCCTCGCCGTCGTCCACCCCGGTGACCCGGTCGCGGCGGCGGACCTCGCCGAGTTCGACGCCCGCTACACCCAGGACGGCGACGGTGTCCACGGCGCCCGGGCCATGGCCGCCGCCCTCGCGACCGCCCTGGCCGGCGCGGACGTCGACGCCGCCGTCGACGCCGCCCTCGCGCAGCTCCCCGAGGCCACCGAGATCGGCCGCAACGCCCGGCACGCCGTCAAGCTCGCCCGTACCCACACCGACGGCGGCGCCTTCGCCATCGTCCCCACCCTCGAACACGAGATCGTGGACCACGTCTACAGCTACGGGATCGCCGCCGCCGAGACCGTCCCCGTGGCACTCGCCCTCGCGACCGCCGCCCGCGGCAGGGCGGCCGAGGCCGTCCCGGCCGCCGCCTGCCTGTCCCGCGTCGCGGACTCCGCCCCCGCCCTCGCCGGCGCCCTCACCGGTGCGCTCGGCGGCGGCGACTCGATCCCCACCGCCTGGCGCGAGGCCTGCCGCACCCTGTCCGGCTGCGCCCTCCCGCGCCTCGCCGGCACCGATCTCGTGGAACTCGCCGCGCTCCTCGCTCGCACGGAACTCACCTCTCACAAGGGATGA
- a CDS encoding ADP-ribosylglycohydrolase family protein, with the protein MELIACNPQVLLERARGALLGLAVGDALGAPAENMKPSEIRAKWGRIEGFVSEDPAGTDDTEYAIFSGLLLARHGSALTVSHVERAWHHWIADLDEGPFRGAGFSERGTLENLRRGLAAPISAQHRHAWSDGLAMRAAPFGVFAAGRPAEAARLVAIDGCVSHDGEGIYGGQAVAAGVAAAMAGGSPASVVSAALSVIPSDSWTARSLRRAVTAAPRGERAVRSAVVIGGYPWTDLAPEAVGLAFGAFAACGGDFPSSVLTAVNMGRDADTTAAVAGALSGALSGAAAIPAAWSSVIGPVRGSCLPSMRGYHVLDIADLLTPEFEGPR; encoded by the coding sequence ATGGAGCTGATTGCATGCAATCCGCAGGTCCTCCTCGAACGGGCCAGGGGCGCTCTTCTGGGCCTCGCGGTGGGTGACGCGCTCGGCGCCCCCGCGGAGAACATGAAGCCGTCGGAGATCCGGGCGAAGTGGGGCCGTATCGAGGGCTTCGTATCGGAGGACCCGGCGGGCACGGACGACACCGAGTACGCGATCTTCTCGGGGCTGCTGCTGGCCCGGCACGGCTCGGCGCTCACGGTCTCCCACGTGGAGCGGGCCTGGCACCACTGGATCGCGGACCTGGACGAGGGCCCCTTCAGGGGCGCGGGCTTCTCCGAGCGCGGCACCCTCGAAAACCTCCGGCGCGGTCTGGCGGCCCCCATCTCGGCCCAGCACCGGCACGCGTGGTCGGACGGCCTGGCCATGCGGGCGGCGCCCTTCGGGGTCTTCGCCGCCGGCCGGCCGGCGGAGGCCGCGCGGCTCGTCGCCATCGACGGCTGCGTCAGCCACGACGGCGAGGGCATCTACGGCGGCCAGGCGGTCGCGGCGGGCGTGGCCGCGGCCATGGCGGGCGGCAGCCCCGCGTCGGTGGTCTCCGCCGCCCTGTCGGTGATCCCCTCCGACTCCTGGACGGCCCGGTCCCTGCGCCGGGCCGTCACCGCCGCCCCGCGCGGCGAACGGGCCGTGCGCTCGGCCGTGGTCATCGGCGGCTACCCGTGGACGGACCTCGCCCCGGAGGCGGTGGGCCTGGCCTTCGGCGCGTTCGCCGCCTGCGGGGGCGACTTCCCCTCCTCGGTCCTCACCGCCGTGAACATGGGCCGCGACGCGGACACCACGGCGGCGGTGGCGGGCGCCCTGTCCGGGGCCCTGTCCGGGGCCGCCGCGATCCCCGCCGCCTGGTCCTCGGTGATCGGACCGGTACGCGGCAGCTGCCTGCCCTCGATGCGGGGCTACCACGTCCTGGACATCGCGGACCTCCTCACCCCGGAATTCGAGGGCCCCCGATGA
- a CDS encoding VIT1/CCC1 transporter family protein produces MSIITTEAPLHTAHRDNHTHRDVNGGWLRPAVFGAMDGLVSNLALMTGVAGGAVAPHAIVITGLAGLAAGAFSMAAGEYTSVASQRELVLAELDVERQQLRKHPVDEMEELAELYVSRGVEPALAREVAMQLSRDPEQALEIHAREELGIDPDDLPSPTVAAVSSFGSFALGALLPVLPYLLGATSLWPAVLLALVGLFACGAVVSRVTARSWWYSGLRQLALGGAAAGVTYILGTWIGGAIG; encoded by the coding sequence ATGTCCATCATCACCACCGAAGCGCCGCTGCACACCGCGCACCGCGACAACCACACCCACCGCGACGTCAACGGTGGATGGCTGCGGCCGGCCGTCTTCGGTGCCATGGACGGGCTCGTCTCCAACCTCGCCCTGATGACCGGTGTGGCCGGCGGCGCCGTCGCCCCGCACGCCATCGTGATCACCGGACTGGCGGGTCTCGCGGCCGGCGCCTTCTCCATGGCGGCGGGCGAGTACACCTCCGTCGCCTCGCAGCGCGAGCTGGTCCTCGCCGAACTGGACGTGGAACGGCAGCAGTTGCGCAAGCACCCCGTCGACGAGATGGAGGAGCTGGCCGAGCTCTACGTCTCCCGCGGCGTCGAGCCCGCCCTCGCCCGCGAGGTCGCCATGCAGCTGTCCCGCGACCCCGAGCAGGCGCTGGAGATCCACGCCCGCGAGGAGCTCGGCATCGACCCCGACGACCTGCCCTCGCCGACCGTCGCCGCCGTCTCGTCCTTCGGCTCCTTCGCGCTGGGCGCGCTGCTCCCCGTACTGCCGTACCTGCTCGGAGCCACGTCCCTGTGGCCGGCGGTGCTGCTCGCGCTGGTGGGGCTCTTCGCCTGCGGCGCGGTCGTCTCCCGGGTCACGGCCCGGTCCTGGTGGTACAGCGGGCTGCGCCAGCTCGCCCTGGGTGGCGCCGCCGCCGGTGTGACGTACATCCTGGGAACCTGGATCGGCGGAGCCATAGGCTGA
- the gltB gene encoding glutamate synthase large subunit has protein sequence MDGRPAQQGMYDPRNEKDACGVGFVANLTGEATHTLVEQALTVLRNLEHRGATGSEPDSGDGAGILCQVPDAFLREVAGFALPEAGAYAVGIAFLPADGTAQAVAVEQIEAIAAEENLTVLGWREVPVTPDLLGNGARATMPAFSQLFVSNGTTGIELDRKAFVLRKRAEREAGVYFPSLSARTIVYKGMLTTGQLEPFFPDLSDRRFASTLALVHSRFSTNTFPSWPLAHPYRFVAHNGEINTVKGNRNWMKARESQLASDAFGDGVLDRIFPICTPDASDSASFDEVLELLHLGGRSLPHSVLMMIPEAWENHTSMDPDRRAFYQYHSTMMEPWDGPACVTFTDGTQVGAVLDRNGLRPGRYWVTDDGLVVLGSEVGVLDIDPAKVVRKGRLQPGKMFLVDTAQKRIIEDDEIKSELAAAAPYAEWLETGEIELSDLPEREHIVHTHASVTRRQQTFGYTEEELRVILAPMARTAGEPLGSMGTDSPIAALSERPRLLFDYFTQLFAQVTNPPLDAIREELVTSLLSSVGPQGNLLEPTAASCRSVTLPFPVIDNDELAKLIHVNADGDMPGMKAATLSGLYRVSGGAEALAARIAEIRTEADAAIEAGARLIVLSDRHSDAEHAPIPSLLLTSAVHHHLIATKQRTQVGLLVEAGDVREVHHVALLIGYGAAAVNPYLAMESVEDLLRAGTFLSGLEPEQAIKNLIYALGKGVLKVMSKMGISTVASYRGAQVFEAVGLNDEFVETYFNGTATKIGGAGLDVVAKEVAARHAKAYPASGIAATHRALEIGGEYQWRREGEPHLFDPETVFRLQHATRGRRYDIFKQYTARVNEQSERLMTLRGLFGFKTERPSISIDEVESVADIVKRFSTGAMSYGSISKEAHETLAIAMNQLGAKSNTGEGGEDPDRLYDPARRSSIKQVASGRFGVTSEYLVNADDIQIKMAQGAKPGEGGQLPGHKVYPWVAKTRHSTPGVGLISPPPHHDIYSIEDLAQLIHDLKNANPVARIHVKLVSEVGVGTVAAGVSKAHADVVLISGHDGGTGASPLTSLKHAGGPWELGLAETQQTLLLNGLRDRIVVQTDGQLKTGRDVVIAALLGAEEFGFATAPLVVSGCVMMRVCHLDTCPVGIATQNPVLRDRFSGKPEFVVNFFEFIAEEVRELLAELGFRTIEEAVGHAELLDTTQAVTHWKAQGLDLEPLFYVPELPEGAVRHALIEQDHGLEKALDNELIELAADALNAESAEAAQPVRAQVSIRNINRTVGTMLGHHVTKKFGGAGLPDDTIDLTFTGSAGQSFGAFVPKGITLRLEGDANDYVGKGLSGGRVIVRPDRGADHLAEYSTIAGNTIGYGATGGEMFLRGRTGERFCVRNSGALVVSEGVGDHGCEYMTGGTAVVLGETGRNFAAGMSGGVAYVIDLDPDNVNVGNVGAVETALSDTDKQWLHDVVRRHEEETGSTVAAKLLADWSVAADRFSKIIPTTYKAVLAAKDAAELAGLSESETTEKMMEAATNG, from the coding sequence ATGGACGGTCGCCCCGCCCAGCAGGGCATGTACGACCCGCGCAACGAGAAGGACGCCTGTGGCGTCGGTTTCGTGGCGAACCTCACCGGCGAGGCGACCCACACCCTCGTTGAGCAGGCGCTGACCGTATTGCGGAACCTCGAGCACCGCGGCGCCACCGGCTCCGAGCCGGACTCGGGCGACGGCGCCGGAATCCTCTGCCAGGTGCCGGACGCGTTCCTGCGCGAGGTCGCGGGATTCGCCCTTCCCGAGGCCGGCGCGTACGCCGTCGGCATCGCCTTCCTCCCCGCCGACGGCACCGCACAGGCCGTCGCCGTGGAGCAGATCGAGGCCATCGCCGCCGAGGAGAACCTCACGGTCCTCGGCTGGCGCGAGGTTCCGGTTACGCCGGACCTGCTCGGCAACGGCGCCCGCGCCACCATGCCGGCCTTCTCCCAGCTCTTCGTGAGCAACGGAACCACCGGCATCGAGCTGGACCGCAAGGCCTTCGTGCTGCGCAAGCGCGCCGAGCGCGAGGCCGGGGTCTACTTCCCGTCGCTCTCCGCCCGCACCATCGTCTACAAGGGCATGCTGACCACCGGCCAGCTGGAGCCCTTCTTCCCGGACCTCTCCGACCGTCGCTTCGCCTCGACGCTCGCCCTGGTCCACTCCCGGTTCTCGACGAACACCTTCCCGTCCTGGCCGCTCGCCCACCCGTACCGCTTCGTCGCGCACAACGGCGAGATCAACACGGTCAAGGGCAACCGCAACTGGATGAAGGCCCGCGAGTCCCAGCTGGCGTCGGACGCCTTCGGCGACGGCGTGCTGGACCGGATCTTCCCGATCTGCACCCCGGACGCCTCCGACTCGGCCTCCTTCGACGAGGTCCTGGAGCTGCTCCACCTCGGCGGCCGGTCGCTGCCGCACAGCGTGCTGATGATGATCCCGGAGGCGTGGGAGAACCACACCTCCATGGACCCGGACCGCCGCGCGTTCTACCAGTACCACTCCACGATGATGGAGCCCTGGGACGGCCCGGCCTGCGTCACCTTCACCGACGGCACCCAGGTCGGCGCGGTCCTCGACCGCAACGGTCTGCGCCCCGGCCGCTACTGGGTCACCGACGACGGCCTCGTCGTCCTCGGCTCCGAGGTCGGCGTGCTCGACATCGACCCGGCCAAGGTCGTCCGCAAGGGCCGCCTCCAGCCCGGCAAGATGTTCCTCGTCGACACCGCCCAGAAGCGGATCATCGAGGACGACGAGATCAAGTCCGAGCTCGCCGCCGCCGCTCCGTACGCCGAATGGCTGGAGACCGGCGAGATCGAGCTGTCGGACCTGCCCGAGCGTGAGCACATCGTGCACACCCACGCCTCGGTCACCCGCCGCCAGCAGACCTTCGGCTACACCGAGGAAGAGCTGCGCGTCATCCTCGCGCCGATGGCCCGTACCGCCGGCGAGCCGCTCGGCTCCATGGGCACGGACTCCCCGATCGCGGCCCTGTCCGAGCGCCCCCGGCTGCTCTTCGACTACTTCACCCAGCTCTTCGCGCAGGTCACCAACCCGCCGCTGGACGCCATCCGCGAGGAGCTCGTCACCTCGCTGCTGTCCTCGGTGGGCCCGCAGGGCAACCTGCTGGAGCCGACCGCCGCGTCCTGCCGCAGCGTCACCCTGCCCTTCCCGGTGATCGACAACGACGAGCTGGCCAAGCTCATCCACGTCAACGCCGACGGCGACATGCCGGGCATGAAGGCCGCCACCCTCTCGGGCCTCTACCGGGTCTCGGGCGGCGCCGAGGCGCTGGCCGCGCGGATCGCCGAGATCCGTACCGAGGCCGACGCCGCCATCGAGGCCGGCGCCCGCCTGATCGTCCTCTCGGACCGCCACTCGGACGCCGAGCATGCGCCGATCCCGTCGCTGCTGCTCACCTCCGCCGTGCACCACCACCTCATCGCCACCAAGCAGCGCACCCAGGTGGGTCTGCTGGTCGAGGCCGGTGACGTCCGCGAGGTCCACCACGTCGCACTGCTCATCGGCTACGGCGCCGCCGCGGTCAACCCGTACCTCGCCATGGAGTCCGTCGAGGACCTGCTGCGCGCCGGTACCTTCCTGTCCGGCCTGGAGCCGGAGCAGGCCATCAAGAACCTGATCTACGCGCTCGGCAAGGGCGTCCTGAAGGTCATGTCCAAGATGGGCATCTCCACCGTCGCCTCCTACCGCGGCGCCCAGGTCTTCGAGGCCGTCGGCCTGAACGACGAGTTCGTCGAGACCTACTTCAACGGCACCGCCACCAAGATCGGCGGCGCCGGCCTGGACGTCGTCGCCAAGGAGGTGGCCGCGCGCCACGCCAAGGCGTACCCGGCCTCCGGCATCGCGGCCACGCACCGCGCGCTGGAGATCGGCGGCGAGTACCAGTGGCGCCGCGAGGGCGAGCCGCACCTGTTCGACCCGGAGACGGTCTTCCGCCTCCAGCACGCGACGCGGGGCCGCCGCTACGACATCTTCAAGCAGTACACCGCCCGGGTGAACGAGCAGTCCGAGCGCCTGATGACGCTCCGCGGCCTCTTCGGCTTCAAGACCGAGCGGCCGTCGATCTCCATCGACGAGGTCGAGTCGGTCGCCGACATCGTCAAGCGCTTCTCCACCGGCGCCATGTCGTACGGCTCCATCTCCAAGGAGGCGCACGAGACCCTCGCCATCGCCATGAACCAGCTGGGCGCCAAGTCCAACACCGGTGAGGGCGGCGAGGACCCGGACCGCCTGTACGACCCGGCGCGCCGCTCCTCCATCAAGCAGGTCGCCTCCGGCCGCTTCGGTGTCACGAGCGAGTACCTGGTCAACGCGGACGACATCCAGATCAAGATGGCGCAGGGTGCCAAGCCCGGCGAGGGCGGCCAGCTGCCCGGCCACAAGGTCTACCCGTGGGTCGCCAAGACCCGGCACTCCACCCCGGGCGTCGGCCTGATCTCCCCGCCGCCGCACCACGACATCTACTCCATCGAGGACCTGGCTCAGCTGATCCACGACCTCAAGAACGCCAACCCGGTCGCCCGCATCCACGTGAAGCTGGTCTCCGAGGTCGGCGTGGGCACGGTCGCCGCCGGTGTCTCCAAGGCGCACGCGGACGTCGTCCTGATCTCCGGCCACGACGGCGGAACGGGCGCCTCCCCGCTGACGTCCCTGAAGCACGCGGGCGGTCCCTGGGAGCTCGGCCTCGCCGAGACCCAGCAGACCCTGCTGCTCAACGGGCTGCGCGACCGCATCGTCGTCCAGACGGACGGCCAGCTCAAGACCGGCCGAGACGTGGTCATCGCCGCGCTGCTCGGCGCCGAGGAGTTCGGTTTCGCGACCGCGCCGCTCGTCGTCTCCGGCTGCGTCATGATGCGCGTCTGCCACCTGGACACCTGCCCGGTCGGCATCGCCACGCAGAACCCGGTCCTGCGCGACCGCTTCTCCGGCAAGCCCGAGTTCGTCGTCAACTTCTTCGAGTTCATCGCGGAGGAGGTGCGCGAGCTCCTCGCCGAGCTGGGCTTCCGTACGATCGAGGAGGCCGTCGGCCACGCCGAGCTCCTCGACACGACGCAGGCCGTCACGCACTGGAAGGCGCAGGGTCTCGACCTGGAGCCGCTCTTCTACGTGCCGGAGCTGCCCGAGGGCGCGGTCCGCCACGCCCTGATCGAGCAGGACCACGGTCTGGAGAAGGCCCTCGACAACGAGCTCATCGAGCTCGCGGCCGACGCGCTGAACGCCGAGTCCGCCGAGGCGGCCCAGCCGGTCCGCGCCCAGGTCTCGATCCGCAACATCAACCGGACCGTCGGCACCATGCTCGGCCACCACGTCACCAAGAAGTTCGGCGGCGCGGGCCTGCCCGACGACACCATCGACCTGACCTTCACCGGCAGCGCCGGCCAGTCCTTCGGCGCCTTCGTGCCGAAGGGCATCACCCTCCGCCTGGAGGGCGACGCCAACGACTACGTCGGCAAGGGTCTGTCGGGCGGCCGTGTGATCGTCCGTCCCGACCGCGGCGCGGACCACCTCGCCGAGTACTCCACCATCGCCGGCAACACCATCGGCTACGGAGCCACCGGCGGCGAGATGTTCCTGCGCGGCCGCACCGGCGAGCGCTTCTGCGTCCGCAACTCCGGCGCGCTGGTCGTCTCGGAGGGCGTGGGCGACCACGGCTGCGAGTACATGACCGGCGGCACGGCGGTCGTCCTGGGCGAGACCGGCCGCAACTTCGCGGCCGGCATGTCGGGCGGCGTCGCGTACGTCATCGACCTCGACCCGGACAACGTCAACGTCGGCAACGTGGGCGCCGTCGAGACCGCCCTGTCCGACACGGACAAGCAGTGGCTGCACGATGTGGTGCGCCGCCACGAGGAGGAGACCGGCTCGACCGTGGCCGCGAAGCTCCTCGCTGACTGGTCCGTCGCGGCGGACCGCTTCAGCAAGATCATCCCGACCACGTACAAGGCAGTGCTCGCCGCCAAGGACGCCGCTGAGCTCGCCGGACTCTCGGAATCCGAGACCACGGAGAAGATGATGGAGGCGGCGACCAATGGCTGA